CGTGGTTTAAATTATAAATCTCAGTTGGAATAAAGCATTGAACCATTAATTGAACATGAAATTGTGTAGTTCAGGACAATGTTGCTCACTTGACAGTGGGCCCTACCGTGTCCAAAGCATTGAATTTGATTGCACATTGCTGATAGTTCACATGGTTGCATTCTTGAGTTTTATACAAGGGTGTAAATAAGAGGATTTCAAGGATTTAATGGATCGGATGTCTCACAATTTATGGTCCGAATCTCATAGTTTTGGAAATTTAGGTTCACCCATATAATAAATGcccattttttgtttttcttgtttttccaaatatttattttctagCCCTAAATATGACATGATGTGCAGTGCTTGCTATTTGCTTATTTCTGCAATGCTATTAATGATCTAGCACTGTACTACGGTTATATTGGTTGTGATTGTGTGCATTTTGTTACCATTTAGTGCTTGTGTAATGCAACTGCAGTAGCACATGGGCTAGCACTGTAATATGGTTATATTGGTTGTGGTTGTCATTGCGTGCATTTTGCTACCATTTAGTGCTTGTGTAATGCATCGGCGGTCGCACTCGTATTGAAGGGAAATGGAAAATTAGTACATGTGAAGATTCTTCTGTAATCAAGAGATTATTTATTTTAGTGTGGATATGATTTATGTTTTCCATCGCTTTGCTGTCACTTGTGGTAAGAAATATGCATTAAGTGGGTTAATTGACTAATTTTCACTGAGATGATGGTGTACCACACAAACTCAGCAGTTGGGTTAGAATCCTTTTTATAACTCATGTTAATTTACAAGTGAGTCCTAGTATCAGGACATGATCTATTTATTCCCTGTGGGTGtttgggggcgggggggggggggggggggggggggggggggggggggtatctATGATAGCTACTGCAGCTCCCAGTGGTCTGAAGAGTGAAGACAATTGATAGCAGCACTAATTGGGTAGTGTGCATCTTTGAATGGTTTTCTTTTAGAAAATTTTGTTTATCCCATTTCGTTCTGTTACATGCGATCTTGTTGTACTTGTGTTGTTTCTTTGTGGTGCTAGGGTTTGGTTCTGTTGCTGAAACTGCTTGAGTAGAGTCTTCGTGTGAAAGACTACGTAAGCTGCTATTTATTCTGGATTACAATTAGTATTCCCATTTTGTGCAGTTTAATCCATGTCCAGCCCTACACTGGCTGTTTGCCCTTGTGCCACATCATCCAAACCAGGCTGTCAGCACTCGTTTTGCTTAGAAAAGTTATGAAAACCTCTCTGATGTGGTCTTTTGGCTGTTCGCTCTTGCGTTACTTCAATACAAACTAGTTTTTGGTAGTAATCTAAACGTAGTCTTGTCAAGTTTAATTAAATGGTCATTTCTACCAAAAAAAGGAGAGATATTTAGGGTCACATTATATTGGGATATTGAAATCCTTTGATCCATGATTTAAGATGCTCTATATTTATTTGAAGCTTGTGTATATTTTCTGCTACATAGATCCTTGAATGTTCCTCAAAATTCTTCACCTAAATTTTCGTTGCTCCATGAATAGTTGAATGTGGCATAATCagtttgctcttgctccctATGTTGTATAGGTCCAGGCAATAGAAATTCCTTTCCGTTGGAGTATACCACAAGTTCTTACCATTTGTCAGTAGCTTACGTAGAGTCTTTCGTTCTTCCAGGTGTGCCCAATTTGCACAGACAAGGTTGATGTGAACTTGGTTAGCCACATGAGCTCACAGCATCGAAGTTTCCTGAAGGTATAATTACCTGTACATGCATCATAAATCAATTATTTTCATTTATATAAACTTTGGATATTATGTAATATTTGTTGTTGGCTACAATGTAGAAACTAGACAAGCTTCATTGTTTTGACTCCATTTACTGAAATTTTTGTATAGGATAAGAGGAGAAACCGACAAGGTTTATCTGGGTCACATTATGCAACACTTGCATTTTTGAAGGAAGATCCACATGAGAGGAGAAGTGGATCTTCACGTGCTGCTCCAGTCAGCACAGTGCCTGATCCTCTACTGTCCTCTTTTGTTGGTAACTTCTATGAAGTAGATTTGCCAAGGGATACTAAGGTAGAGTCCTTTGATGAGACAGAGGTGGGAAGAGATAACTTGGAGCTGAAAGCAGCAGAGAGGTACTCTCACATGCTATGTAGTTCATTTGTTTTTATTTCATGAGGGAAATATTTTGAACTAGTTTATGTTTATATTGATCAGTCATAACATAAACAATAAGAAAAAGAGCTAAGGACATACTAAATGGACACTGGTGTTAACCATAGGTCTGAAACACCGAGTTTATGGCATCAGTTCCTATCATGCAACTGCTTCATTTTTAATAGTGCAAAATAAGCTAAAAAGTGCGATCAGTTTGTTTACTCTCCTTGTGCATGGTGGAGTATATCTGATAAAAAGTGATACTATATGAACATATTTCTTTACTAATCACTGAACTCTATATCCTGCATTATAATTCACTGACATTTGGGTGTGCTTTTTTGCCAGCGTTGATGAGCCTTTGCTCCCTGAGGTCAAGGAGGAGCGGACCAGGAGGAGCCAATTCGTGCAGGGGCTCGTCTTGTCGCTGATATTTGACGACATCTTATGAAGAGCAACCCATAAGCCGTTGGAGAAGGCAGCTCTTGCTACCAGCAAACAAGCCTTACACCGAGCACAAGTTGCTGCCGCAGCTGCTGTAACAACTTGCTGATCTGCAATTAGAAGATGGCGCCGTTGCTCCGGGATAATTGGGAGATGAATTGTGGATATGGATGTTCCTTAGTATatgcatcatcattgcatggACAATAgagtatatgtatgtatagttCGGTAGCATCAtttgaccggatttgttggggGGCCTTGTATGTATATTGGGAGGCCAAATTATCGCCGAACTGGATCCTATCTATCATAAATCAGCCATTTGATCATGTTTTCGTGATGCTTTGCTGCTGGAACGTGCGCCTGTGATTGCCTAACCGAGTTTTTGAGGGGAGCTTTCAtgaaatgctttctttcaaaagaaaattaaatggTTTGGTAGAATGTTTTGATGAAATTTGCTGTGCTCTCTTTGCATTGCTAGTGTTAGCTCTCTTTGCGAATATACTGACTACAGCACGGCATCATTGTCTACTTGTGAAGAGAAAACTTGAACATATTGGTTTCACCAAAATATGCTCTTAACAAATCAAAACTGAAGTTTGATTTTATATTTGGATTTAAGGTCATCTTGAGTTCTGTGCGCGAAAAGTTGTTTGGAAAGATTGATTTTGCCAGGCTAACAAATCAGATAACTCAACAAAAAGATGAAACCAGGGCCAATTCCATGGGCTACGGAAAATAATCGATAACAAAGGCAGCAGCTAGAGCTAGATTACAAAACTTAACACGGTTGTCAAGTCGTTACCGCGTGTATTTCGCCAGTCCGCATGAACGATGACGTGTTTGGGGAACCGCGTGGATTTTATCGCGTCTTTAGACCTTTGTTTTTCGAAGTGAGCCCAAAATTACGATTATACCTGATGGTGACCTTTTTTGCGAAACCATGATGAAGGTGACTTTGTGCCGTCAACTCCCAGACGTTTATGGTTGTTCGTCATGTGCTGCAGTTGACCTGAAATGAAAAGTCAAAGGCTTCCGAGATAACTTGTTCCTTGGTAATCTttgattattttctttttctgtgaAGACTCTCAGTGGACAAGAAATTTCAGTCAAGTATGAATTGTATTCCTGAAAAGAGTACACTCCTTCAGAAAAATAAAGTTATTGCAATACACAGAATTTGTTTCTTCTAGTAAACCTTAACGCATGTACATTTGCAAAGACACGAAAATAGACTACCTATCACTATCAGGCTATCAGCAACGCCTGTACATCATACTAGTACAAACACATGTACATCATGTTGGTACAAACAACGGCTAGTTAAAAGGAATGCACATTGTACATACACTGACAACATCAACACTATTCACACCCTACAATTACAAACTAAGGGACCATTGCTATATACAGCCTTACACTGCAGTGTCCAGGGCCTCTGTGCAGTGCTCTGCTTACTACCAGCCCTTGCCGCGGCCTGATCCAGGAAACACAGAGCAGTCGGGTCCTTGATCTTGCCCAGGGAAAGGTGCTTGTGCCACTGTCCATGCCAGTGCAGCAGCAGGCACCGTTTGAAGGAGTTGAGAAAGGTGATGTGGTTCAAGGTTGCGTTGAGCAGAGGTTGATGCCCCTGAGGATTGCTGCAACATGTCGGGGTTCATTCTTGCCCACTGCAAAAACGAAAGCGCAGCTGTGAGCTAACAGTCTGGTGGCCTAATTGTATGCGGGCTCTTGCAAGCACTGAATTGAGAGCAGAGCGCAAAAAATGGGGCCGAGTTGTGCTAATTTGCATCACCTCAAACGGGTCAGGAGAGTCCGTCGGAACTTGTGCATTTTGTTGCCACTCAGGCCCGACCGAAGGCAGAGTTGTTTGTTGCTGACAAGGTGGTGGAATTCCTTGACCTGCAAAGTTTCAAATCCTTCTATCAGAAATACTGTGCAAAGTTTGAAAATCATTGCATCAGAATAAATATTGTAGATAGCATGTTTA
The nucleotide sequence above comes from Panicum virgatum strain AP13 chromosome 3K, P.virgatum_v5, whole genome shotgun sequence. Encoded proteins:
- the LOC120699753 gene encoding protein DEHYDRATION-INDUCED 19 homolog 2-like translates to MDMDTYERLTAETRRRGMRFDALIGLDEVEGSDDEEERPARAGMADELPCPFCGEELDAVGLLCHMDDEHHAEANAGVCPICTDKVDVNLVSHMSSQHRSFLKDKRRNRQGLSGSHYATLAFLKEDPHERRSGSSRAAPVSTVPDPLLSSFVGNFYEVDLPRDTKVESFDETEVGRDNLELKAAESVDEPLLPEVKEERTRRSQFVQGLVLSLIFDDIL